The Phaeobacter sp. G2 genome includes a region encoding these proteins:
- a CDS encoding PhnD/SsuA/transferrin family substrate-binding protein, giving the protein MQQSNSSIYAVILALGMLVLAACDARADITLTFGTYAADKPTETVRKYRPFLTFLADRMSVRLGERVTIKMAIAKEYEEGVRQLAEGEVDFARFGPASYVRVKELNPQIRIVAMESKKGEKRFKGVIVVHRDSSVESLDELVGLTFAFGDELSTIGRYLAQAQLLDAGITGSDLHSFAYLGRHDLVGEAVGAGKFAAGALKESTYIKLVAKGVSIRVLVSFENVTKPWLASAELDPKIVQAMRQVMLAAQNEEILRRVAKNGFLASQDSDYDIIRDAIEQSRSF; this is encoded by the coding sequence ATGCAGCAGTCCAATAGCAGTATTTATGCCGTTATCCTGGCCTTGGGGATGCTGGTCTTGGCGGCCTGTGATGCGCGTGCGGATATAACGCTTACTTTTGGAACCTATGCCGCTGACAAACCTACCGAAACAGTGCGCAAATACCGCCCTTTCCTGACCTTTCTGGCGGACCGGATGTCTGTACGACTGGGGGAAAGGGTCACGATCAAGATGGCGATTGCCAAGGAATACGAAGAAGGTGTGCGCCAGTTGGCGGAGGGTGAAGTGGACTTTGCCCGGTTTGGTCCGGCGTCTTACGTCAGGGTTAAGGAACTCAATCCGCAGATCCGTATCGTGGCGATGGAATCCAAAAAGGGTGAAAAGCGGTTCAAGGGGGTGATTGTGGTCCATCGCGACAGTTCGGTCGAATCCCTGGATGAACTGGTTGGGCTGACCTTTGCCTTTGGCGATGAGCTGTCAACAATCGGTCGGTATCTGGCGCAGGCGCAGTTACTGGATGCTGGTATCACCGGCAGCGATTTACACAGCTTTGCCTATTTGGGTCGACATGATCTGGTCGGAGAGGCGGTGGGGGCCGGGAAATTTGCAGCAGGGGCGTTGAAAGAAAGCACCTATATAAAACTTGTGGCCAAAGGGGTTTCGATCCGGGTTCTGGTGTCCTTTGAAAATGTGACAAAGCCCTGGCTGGCCTCTGCGGAGCTAGATCCAAAGATTGTGCAAGCGATGCGGCAGGTCATGTTGGCGGCCCAGAACGAAGAAATTCTTCGACGTGTTGCCAAAAATGGATTTTTGGCCAGCCAGGATTCTGACTACGACATCATCCGCGACGCAATCGAACAAAGCCGTAGCTTTTAG